A stretch of the Lolium perenne isolate Kyuss_39 chromosome 3, Kyuss_2.0, whole genome shotgun sequence genome encodes the following:
- the LOC127345013 gene encoding cytochrome P450 89A9: MPSNEQAHRRPAMDQAADSYSTSTTPLLLLGSLALAVLLLVLFGHGRRKARLPPGPPALLFLAKFVALRRSIFDLGPMIVDLHARHGPVISIHLFRTLIFVADRKMAHRALVQGGATFAERPPPVDPTRLFTSGGRDISSSPYGTYWRLLRRNLAAEALSPARVAHFADARRSACDGLVSGLLREQERQGQEEAVTLRPLLRRAMFELLVFMCFGARLDREALDEVEELQHQVLVAFTSFPVFAFFPAVTKRLFRRRWAGYLAVRRRHEEVFVPLIHAERAGGDPPCYAESLLAVRMSDDVRLTDAEMVSLCSEFLNGGTDTTVTLLEWIMAELVNRPDVQAKVYEEVRANPDLNDLQGMSYLKAIVMEGLRLHPPGHFLLPHGVQHSGDGGVEIGGYMVPKGAEVNFLVAEIGRDETVWTAAREFRPERFLEGAEGHGVDITGSREIKMMPFGAGRRMCPGYSLGMHHAEYFVARMVMDLEWRPPVEGEEVDMAETLDFTTVIKHPLRARLFARTNSHNA; this comes from the coding sequence ATGCCCAGCAACGAACAAGCACACCGGCGGCCGGCAATGGATCAGGCGGCGGACTCGTACTCCACCTCTACCACGCCCCTGCTCCTCCTCGGCTCCCTCGCGCTGGCGGTCTTGCTGCTCGTGCTCTTCGGGCATGGGCGCCGGAAGGCGCGGCTCCCGCCCGGTCCACCGGCGCTGCTCTTCCTCGCCAAGTTCGTGGCGCTCCGGCGATCGATCTTCGACCTGGGCCCGATGATCGTCGACCTCCACGCGCGCCACGGCCCCGTCATCTCCATCCACCTCTTCCGCACGCTCATCTTCGTGGCCGACCGCAAGATGGCCCACCGCGCGCTCGTCCAGGGCGGCGCCACCTTCGCTGAGAGGCCGCCGCCGGTCGATCCCACCCGCCTGTTCACGTCCGGGGGTCGCGACATCAGCTCCTCCCCGTACGGGACCTACTGGCGCCTGCTCCGCCGAAACCTCGCCGCGGAGGCGCTCAGCCCGGCCCGCGTCGCGCACTTCGCGGACGCCAGGAGGTCGGCGTGcgacggcctcgtctccggcctacTCAGAGAGCAAGAGCGGCAGGGGCAGGAGGAGGCCGTGACGCTGAGGCCGTTGCTGCGGCGCGCCATGTTCGAGCTGCTCGTCTTCATGTGCTTCGGCGCTCGGCTGGACCGCGAGGCGCTGGACGAGGTGGAGGAGCTGCAGCACCAGGTGCTCGTCGCCTTCACCTCCTTCCCGGTCTTCGCTTTCTTCCCGGCGGTCACCAAGAGGCTCTTCCGCAGGCGCTGGGCGGGGTACCTCGCGGTGCGCCGCAGGCATGAGGAGGTGTTCGTCCCGCTCATCCACGCGGAGCGCGCCGGCGGCGACCCGCCGTGCTACGCAGAGTCCCTCCTCGCCGTCCGCATGTCCGACGACGTCCGGCTCACGGACGCCGAGATGGTCAGCCTCTGCTCCGAGTTCCTCAACGGCGGGACGGACACCACGGTGACCCTGCTGGAGTGGATCATGGCCGAGCTCGTGAACCGCCCCGACGTCCAGGCCAAGGTGTACGAGGAGGTGAGAGCCAACCCAGACCTCAACGACCTGCAGGGGATGTCGTACCTGAAGGCCATCGTGATGGAGGGGCTGCGGCTGCACCCGCCGGGCCACTTCCTCCTCCCGCACGGCGTGCAGCACAGCGGCGACGGTGGCGTGGAGATCGGGGGCTACATGGTGCCCAAGGGCGCGGAGGTGAACTTCCTCGTGGCCGAGATCGGGCGCGACGAGACGGTGTGGACGGCGGCGCGGGAGTTCCGGCCGGAGAGGTTCCTGGAGGGCGCCGAGGGGCACGGCGTGGACATCACGGGCAGCAGGGAGATCAAGATGATGCCTTTCGGAGCGGGCCGGAGGATGTGCCCGGGTTACTCGCTCGGGATGCACCACGCCGAGTACTTCGTGGCCAGGATGGTGATGGACCTCGAGTGGCGGCCGCCGGTGGAAGGGGAGGAGGTGGACATGGCGGAGACGCTGGATTTCACCACTGTTATCAAGCATCCGCTCCGTGCGCGCCTCTTCGCCAGGACTAATTCCCACAATGCATGA